In the Geobacter sp. FeAm09 genome, one interval contains:
- the atpH gene encoding ATP synthase F1 subunit delta has protein sequence MINNTIARRYAKALVQLGSEAGLIDRFSEELAGVDRLFAANGELRAAFGNPAFTAEQKKEIMKELVAKAGCSELVGNFLLLLVDKNRVAFLDQIVQTYKKLADEHSGVIRPFIRTAFPLDDAQVAAIQGALEKKTGKKVVPQVTVDQTLLGGVVTQIGDTAFDSSVKTQLKRIQDILQKG, from the coding sequence GTGATCAACAATACGATTGCGAGACGATACGCCAAGGCGCTGGTGCAGCTTGGCTCAGAGGCCGGTCTGATCGACCGCTTCAGCGAGGAACTGGCCGGGGTTGATCGCCTCTTCGCCGCCAATGGCGAACTGCGGGCCGCTTTCGGCAATCCCGCCTTCACCGCCGAGCAGAAGAAAGAGATCATGAAGGAGTTGGTGGCCAAGGCTGGCTGCTCCGAACTGGTGGGCAACTTCCTGCTCCTCCTGGTGGACAAAAACCGCGTGGCCTTTCTCGACCAGATCGTTCAGACCTACAAAAAACTGGCCGATGAGCACTCCGGCGTCATTCGTCCCTTCATCAGGACCGCCTTCCCGCTGGACGACGCCCAGGTGGCCGCCATTCAGGGAGCCCTGGAGAAGAAGACCGGGAAGAAGGTCGTCCCGCAGGTGACGGTTGATCAGACCCTTCTGGGCGGCGTAGTGACCCAGATCGGCGATACGGCCTTCGACAGCAGCGTGAAAACTCAGCTTAAACGGATTCAAGATATACTACAGAAGGGGTAA
- a CDS encoding ATP synthase F0 subunit B, producing MLMVSKRTKKIVFSLAGIAVIVLAASAGFANEGGEGAQHADHAAAQMKDLGWRVLNFAVLVGILVWALKKANVKGTLAARQAQIEKDLKEAQAGKAAAEAKLVEYSAKLDQASREIDELHAAIIREGEQEKERIIAEAQVAARKIADQAAQSAEQETLKARAELRAEAARLAVELAAGKLTGAIQKADHDRFVGEYLDKVVQIQ from the coding sequence ATGTTGATGGTATCCAAGCGTACGAAAAAAATCGTCTTCTCCCTGGCCGGTATCGCCGTCATCGTGCTGGCCGCCTCCGCCGGTTTCGCCAACGAAGGGGGCGAAGGCGCGCAGCACGCCGATCACGCCGCCGCCCAGATGAAGGACCTGGGGTGGCGCGTGCTCAACTTTGCCGTGCTGGTCGGCATCCTCGTGTGGGCCCTGAAAAAGGCCAATGTCAAAGGCACGCTGGCCGCCCGTCAGGCCCAGATCGAAAAGGACCTGAAAGAGGCCCAGGCAGGGAAAGCCGCCGCCGAGGCAAAGCTGGTCGAGTACAGCGCCAAGCTCGACCAGGCTTCCCGGGAGATCGACGAACTCCATGCCGCCATCATCCGTGAGGGAGAGCAGGAGAAAGAGCGCATTATCGCCGAGGCACAGGTCGCCGCCCGGAAGATCGCAGACCAGGCCGCCCAGTCGGCCGAGCAGGAGACCCTCAAGGCCCGTGCCGAGTTGCGTGCCGAGGCCGCCCGGCTGGCGGTGGAACTTGCCGCCGGCAAGCTGACCGGCGCCATCCAGAAGGCCGACCACGACCGGTTTGTCGGCGAATATCTTGACAAGGTGGTACAGATCCAGTGA
- a CDS encoding ATP synthase F0 subunit B, which yields MIELNLAFVVQVINFGILVLVLNVFLYKPIRKVLADRRQVIDSAREKAASVDQEVQEKMARYEARLRDAKTEAAGRRAEALKEAQAEETAVLEKARKEAAASLEAIRGKVAKEAADARALLKQQAEALSGDICEKILGRSL from the coding sequence GTGATTGAATTAAATTTGGCATTCGTTGTCCAGGTAATCAACTTCGGAATTCTCGTCCTCGTTCTCAACGTTTTCCTCTACAAGCCGATCCGCAAGGTTCTGGCCGATCGCCGCCAGGTAATCGACTCTGCCCGCGAAAAGGCCGCTTCCGTCGATCAGGAGGTCCAGGAAAAGATGGCCCGCTACGAGGCCCGTCTGCGCGACGCCAAGACCGAAGCCGCCGGCCGCAGGGCCGAGGCCCTCAAAGAGGCCCAGGCTGAAGAGACGGCAGTGCTGGAGAAGGCACGCAAGGAGGCCGCCGCCTCTTTGGAAGCCATCCGCGGCAAGGTGGCCAAGGAAGCCGCCGATGCCCGCGCGTTGCTGAAACAGCAGGCCGAGGCCCTGTCCGGCGACATCTGCGAGAAAATCCTGGGGAGGAGCCTGTAA
- a CDS encoding ParB/RepB/Spo0J family partition protein → MVKKGGLGRGMAALLQVAEIPEGRSDYFICPIEKIRPNRNQPRKHFAADKLDELAASIREQGVIQPLVVTKKADFYEIVAGERRWRAAQKAGVREVPVVIREASEDTVLELALIENIQRQDLNAIEEAQAYRSLVEHFGISHEDVAKRVGKNRTSVTNSMRLLKLPAEVQQDIVEERMSMGHARTLLALEAPESILKARHEILQRQLSVREAENLVRRLKMNPHPAPHKRPQQPDLLMGALEEQLQKRFQARVAIRRVGNKGGRLEIHFSDPDELTRIIDLLEL, encoded by the coding sequence ATGGTTAAGAAAGGCGGCCTCGGGAGAGGGATGGCGGCGCTGCTGCAGGTTGCGGAGATACCCGAGGGGCGCTCCGATTATTTCATCTGCCCGATCGAAAAGATCCGCCCCAACCGCAACCAGCCCCGCAAGCATTTTGCCGCGGACAAGCTGGATGAACTGGCCGCTTCCATCCGCGAGCAGGGGGTCATCCAGCCGCTGGTGGTGACCAAAAAGGCAGACTTCTACGAGATCGTTGCCGGCGAGCGCCGCTGGCGCGCCGCCCAGAAAGCGGGCGTCAGGGAAGTGCCGGTGGTCATCCGCGAGGCCAGCGAAGACACGGTGCTGGAACTGGCCCTGATCGAGAACATCCAGCGCCAGGATCTGAACGCCATCGAGGAGGCCCAGGCCTACCGTTCGCTGGTGGAGCATTTCGGCATCTCCCACGAGGATGTGGCCAAGCGGGTCGGCAAGAACCGCACCAGCGTCACCAACTCCATGCGCCTGCTCAAGCTGCCCGCCGAGGTTCAGCAGGACATCGTGGAAGAGCGCATGAGCATGGGGCATGCCCGCACCCTCCTGGCCCTGGAGGCCCCCGAGTCGATCCTCAAGGCCCGCCATGAAATCCTGCAGCGCCAGCTGAGTGTCCGCGAGGCGGAAAATCTGGTGCGGCGGCTGAAGATGAACCCCCACCCGGCGCCGCACAAACGCCCGCAGCAGCCCGACCTGCTCATGGGCGCCCTGGAAGAGCAGTTGCAGAAGCGCTTCCAGGCGCGGGTCGCCATCCGCAGGGTCGGAAACAAGGGGGGGAGGCTGGAGATCCATTTCAGCGACCCCGACGAATTGACCCGCATCATCGATCTGCTTGAACTGTAA
- a CDS encoding ParA family protein, with protein sequence MSKIICIANQKGGVGKTTTAVNLAASLAAAEKPTLLVDIDPQGNATSGVGIDKSQLQQTIYDALVNETDAQNLIVDIGQPFLHVIPANSDLAGAELELASEIGRELKLKFALASLVDQYRYIIIDCPPSLNLLTVNAMTLADSVLIPLQCEFYAMEGLSQILHTIRLIQRGLNPLLKIEGILLTMFDSRGNLGKEVMAEIRAHFSDQVFDAVIPRNVRLAEAPSHGKPVIHYDISSRGAASYLQLAREIIQRETANG encoded by the coding sequence ATGTCCAAGATAATCTGCATCGCCAATCAGAAGGGGGGGGTCGGCAAGACCACCACCGCCGTCAATCTGGCCGCCTCCCTGGCGGCGGCCGAGAAGCCGACGCTGCTGGTTGATATCGACCCGCAGGGCAACGCGACCAGCGGGGTGGGGATCGACAAGTCCCAGCTGCAACAGACCATCTACGACGCCCTCGTCAACGAAACCGACGCCCAGAACCTGATCGTGGACATCGGGCAGCCTTTCCTGCACGTCATACCGGCCAACTCCGACCTTGCCGGCGCGGAACTGGAACTGGCCTCCGAGATCGGCCGGGAACTGAAACTCAAGTTCGCCCTCGCCTCGCTGGTGGACCAGTACCGCTACATCATCATCGACTGCCCCCCATCGCTGAACCTTTTGACCGTCAACGCCATGACCCTGGCCGATTCCGTGCTGATCCCGCTCCAGTGCGAGTTCTACGCCATGGAGGGGCTTTCCCAGATCCTGCATACCATCCGCCTCATCCAGAGGGGGCTGAACCCGCTGCTGAAGATCGAGGGCATCCTGCTCACCATGTTCGATTCCCGCGGCAACCTGGGCAAAGAGGTCATGGCGGAGATCAGGGCCCATTTTTCCGATCAGGTCTTCGATGCGGTCATCCCGCGCAACGTGCGTCTGGCCGAAGCTCCCAGCCACGGCAAGCCGGTCATCCATTACGACATATCATCACGCGGTGCCGCCAGTTATCTGCAGTTGGCCCGGGAAATAATCCAGAGGGAGACAGCCAATGGTTAA
- a CDS encoding cytochrome c3 family protein, whose translation MQKTLMPFFTLAIGLAAATAAAAFECKVCHSKNPRMVAMHTALRGENCFGCHKVGDRLMGKREPKDTESLLRRRVSDAECVRCHGKKQREPGL comes from the coding sequence ATGCAAAAAACGCTCATGCCGTTCTTTACCCTGGCAATCGGCCTGGCCGCGGCAACGGCTGCCGCGGCTTTCGAATGCAAAGTCTGCCACAGCAAGAACCCCCGCATGGTGGCCATGCACACGGCCCTTCGGGGAGAAAACTGTTTCGGTTGCCACAAGGTGGGAGACAGGCTGATGGGCAAGAGGGAGCCCAAGGACACGGAGAGCCTGCTGCGACGGAGGGTTTCCGACGCGGAATGCGTGCGCTGCCACGGGAAGAAACAGCGGGAACCGGGCCTCTAG
- a CDS encoding response regulator transcription factor has product MRHEKTNPRIILVDDHPAVRQGVALLLAQEGVAVCCEAENRAGTLEVLDGCRADVALVDLSLGDESGLDLVGDMKRRGIAVVIYSMHEDTGSIERAFAAGVNGYVTKRDLASDLIRAVRDVLDGRRHISPRAAQSLARKLVSDPAGVQDECLSERERQVLSLISQGDATVDIATTLAVSTRTVETYYARIMEKLHLDGMKALRRYALRNVEQVAEKSVHGVAGTRGLG; this is encoded by the coding sequence ATGCGCCACGAGAAAACGAACCCGCGAATCATTCTGGTTGACGACCACCCGGCAGTGCGCCAGGGGGTTGCGCTGCTGCTTGCGCAGGAGGGGGTTGCCGTCTGCTGCGAGGCGGAAAACAGGGCCGGGACCCTGGAGGTGCTCGACGGGTGCCGGGCGGATGTCGCCCTGGTGGATCTCTCCCTGGGGGACGAGAGCGGCCTCGACCTGGTGGGCGATATGAAAAGGCGGGGCATAGCGGTAGTGATCTATTCCATGCACGAGGACACGGGCAGCATCGAGCGGGCGTTCGCCGCCGGCGTGAACGGCTACGTTACCAAGCGGGACCTGGCGAGCGATCTGATCCGGGCGGTCCGGGATGTCCTGGACGGGCGGCGGCACATCAGCCCGCGGGCCGCCCAGAGTCTGGCAAGGAAGCTGGTATCCGACCCGGCCGGGGTGCAGGACGAATGTCTGAGCGAACGGGAGCGCCAGGTGCTGTCCCTGATCAGCCAGGGCGACGCCACCGTGGACATCGCCACGACCCTTGCCGTCAGCACCCGCACCGTGGAAACCTACTACGCCCGGATCATGGAGAAGCTCCATCTCGACGGGATGAAGGCCCTGCGGCGCTACGCCCTCCGGAACGTCGAGCAGGTTGCTGAAAAATCCGTCCACGGCGTTGCCGGTACTCGCGGCCTCGGCTAA
- a CDS encoding response regulator transcription factor → MADETGNGTRVFLIDDHPAVRQGLALLLGQKDYAVCGEAGSRAEALEMLDGSPADMALVDLSLGEESGLDLVGDLHARGVAVLIYSMHEDAETIERAFTAGADGYVTKREVSDVLLEAVGDVLAGRRHVSPNAAQSLANRVLATPACHREGLLSERERQIMTMIGLGDTSTDIATSLAISVRTVETYYARIMEKLDLDGMKALRRHAIQHYQ, encoded by the coding sequence ATGGCTGACGAAACGGGAAACGGCACCAGGGTCTTTCTGATAGACGATCATCCGGCGGTGCGCCAGGGTTTGGCGCTGCTTCTCGGCCAGAAGGATTATGCCGTCTGCGGCGAGGCGGGCAGCCGGGCCGAGGCTCTGGAAATGCTCGACGGCTCCCCCGCGGACATGGCGCTGGTGGACCTTTCCCTGGGGGAGGAGAGCGGACTCGACCTGGTCGGCGACCTGCACGCCCGAGGCGTCGCGGTCCTGATCTACTCCATGCACGAGGACGCCGAGACCATCGAGCGGGCATTCACTGCCGGAGCCGATGGCTACGTCACCAAACGGGAGGTCTCGGACGTCCTGCTGGAAGCGGTGGGCGACGTGCTTGCCGGGCGGCGCCACGTCAGCCCCAATGCGGCCCAAAGTCTCGCCAACAGGGTGCTTGCCACCCCGGCCTGCCACCGGGAAGGCCTGCTCAGCGAACGGGAACGCCAGATCATGACCATGATCGGCCTGGGCGACACCAGCACCGACATCGCCACAAGCCTTGCCATCAGCGTCCGCACCGTGGAGACCTATTATGCGCGGATCATGGAAAAACTCGATCTCGATGGGATGAAGGCCCTGAGGCGCCACGCCATCCAGCATTACCAGTAA
- a CDS encoding sensor histidine kinase, whose amino-acid sequence MLRLLLSLMLVAALHSPTFAAEPFARQGELDLAGRSRDWTVPVRLDGEWEFYWGRLLAPEDFHTPRPPEKTGYLTLPATWNDFRLNGARLGASGCATLRLRILAGPGRRELALRLFDVASAYRLWLNGRPLAASGRVGTGAATEVPAPSVCIARFPSTGEPLELVLQVSNYHYRDGGVASSILLGDASVIEAGQIRRWAMALFFIGSLMVMGVYHLVLYFFRRKNVAPLYFGCYCLLWTGTFLASNTADWSIRLFFPEIPAPFLIRVDLICFFLSVPVGYSFFRSLYPREFSVLGLRFSQIMAALFSAGVLLLPPLALSKLVPLYYAGTALLIPYSLAMLARAKLSRREGATFILVGFLILGLVGLNDMLYDLHLIRSLFLIPVGMFVFILFQAFALSLRFSRAFSAVERLSGELEGKNSSLEEEMAERIRLERKIVMISEEERRSISHNLHDGLCQQLTGARLRCSVLERKLAAAGEDTAELRQLSSLLEESVDHAYDLSRGLWPVEHDPRGMSPSLEELTRRFAESTGIAIEFRQERACVSCANEQVTHLYRIAQEAITNAVKHARPSRITVAFNCLNGGVITLAVSDNGIGRGQAARSKGGLGLGIMSHRAKMIGGSLHIGDAVGGGTVVTCTVPCETAAGEGAQDG is encoded by the coding sequence ATGCTGCGGCTCCTGCTCTCTCTCATGCTGGTTGCGGCGCTCCATTCCCCAACCTTTGCCGCCGAGCCGTTTGCCCGGCAGGGGGAGCTGGATCTCGCCGGCCGCAGCCGGGACTGGACCGTGCCGGTGCGCCTTGACGGCGAATGGGAGTTCTACTGGGGGCGGCTGTTGGCGCCGGAGGATTTTCACACCCCCCGCCCCCCGGAAAAAACCGGCTATCTCACCCTGCCGGCCACCTGGAACGATTTTCGGCTCAACGGCGCGAGGCTCGGCGCATCGGGGTGCGCCACCCTGCGCCTGCGGATACTGGCGGGACCGGGCAGGCGCGAACTGGCCCTGCGCCTCTTCGATGTCGCCTCGGCCTACCGCCTGTGGCTCAACGGCCGGCCGCTCGCCGCAAGCGGCCGCGTGGGAACCGGCGCGGCCACAGAGGTGCCCGCCCCCTCGGTGTGCATCGCCCGCTTCCCCAGCACGGGAGAGCCCCTGGAGCTGGTCCTTCAGGTGTCCAACTACCACTACCGGGATGGCGGGGTCGCCTCCTCCATCCTCCTCGGTGATGCCTCGGTAATCGAGGCGGGCCAGATCCGGCGCTGGGCCATGGCCTTATTCTTCATCGGCAGCCTCATGGTCATGGGGGTCTACCATCTGGTGCTGTATTTTTTCCGCCGCAAGAACGTGGCGCCACTCTATTTCGGATGCTACTGCCTGTTGTGGACGGGGACGTTTTTGGCCTCAAATACGGCGGACTGGAGCATCCGGCTCTTTTTCCCCGAGATTCCGGCGCCGTTTCTCATCAGGGTTGACCTGATCTGTTTCTTCCTGTCCGTGCCGGTCGGCTACAGCTTTTTCCGCTCCCTCTACCCCCGGGAGTTTTCCGTGCTCGGCCTGCGCTTTTCCCAGATCATGGCGGCGCTGTTTTCGGCAGGGGTCCTGCTCCTTCCCCCCCTGGCGCTGAGCAAGCTGGTACCGCTCTACTACGCCGGCACCGCCCTGCTCATTCCCTACAGCCTGGCCATGCTCGCCCGGGCAAAACTGAGCAGGCGGGAGGGGGCGACCTTTATCCTGGTCGGGTTCCTCATTCTGGGGCTTGTGGGGCTCAACGACATGCTCTATGATCTCCACCTGATCAGATCCCTGTTCCTGATACCGGTGGGGATGTTCGTTTTTATCCTGTTTCAGGCATTTGCCCTGTCGCTGCGGTTTTCCCGTGCCTTTTCGGCCGTTGAACGCCTGTCGGGCGAACTGGAGGGGAAAAACAGCTCCCTGGAAGAGGAGATGGCCGAGCGGATCCGCCTGGAGCGGAAGATCGTCATGATCAGCGAAGAGGAGCGCCGGAGCATCAGCCACAATCTGCACGACGGGCTCTGCCAGCAGTTGACCGGTGCCAGGCTGCGCTGTTCGGTGCTGGAACGCAAGCTGGCGGCGGCCGGAGAGGATACGGCGGAACTGCGGCAACTCTCTTCCCTCTTGGAGGAATCGGTGGACCATGCCTACGATCTCTCCCGCGGGCTCTGGCCGGTGGAGCATGACCCGCGCGGCATGAGCCCTTCCCTGGAAGAACTGACGCGGCGTTTCGCCGAATCCACCGGCATCGCCATAGAATTCCGGCAGGAGCGGGCCTGCGTCTCCTGCGCCAACGAGCAGGTCACCCACCTGTACCGCATCGCCCAGGAGGCGATCACCAATGCGGTGAAGCATGCCCGGCCCAGCCGGATTACGGTGGCGTTCAACTGCCTGAACGGAGGGGTCATCACCCTTGCCGTCAGCGACAACGGCATCGGCAGGGGCCAGGCGGCCCGGTCGAAGGGGGGGCTGGGGCTGGGGATCATGTCGCATCGCGCCAAGATGATCGGCGGTTCCCTGCACATCGGGGACGCCGTGGGGGGCGGGACCGTGGTGACCTGCACGGTCCCGTGCGAAACCGCCGCAGGAGAGGGGGCACAGGATGGCTGA
- a CDS encoding RluA family pseudouridine synthase: MICKKTVDEQQGGRRLDDAVALLFDGLSKSEARRIIDRGGCSVNSAMVRVASRIVRQGDTVEVGVMEPGRFRELVLPPEALLYEDDDLIAVNKPAGANTQRTPYQLKGTLEFWVAEYFRRQGINEPARVIHRLDRGTSGVMVFPKQKRAAAWLSARFHDGLADKRYLALVSGQPRQEAWAMDGPIGKLGTSRYGIMAGGKPALTEFRVAAAAAGGALIEAHPLTGRTHQIRVHLEASGLPIVGDATYGGAPAERMMLHCARLSFKNEKGVEIRLEAPLDRAFEACLRQCGIP, encoded by the coding sequence ATGATATGCAAGAAAACAGTGGATGAACAGCAGGGGGGGCGCCGGCTGGACGACGCCGTGGCGCTCTTGTTCGACGGCCTCAGCAAGTCCGAGGCGCGGCGGATCATCGACCGGGGCGGGTGCAGCGTCAACAGCGCCATGGTTCGGGTGGCGTCGCGCATCGTCCGGCAGGGGGATACGGTAGAGGTCGGCGTGATGGAACCGGGGCGGTTCCGGGAACTTGTCCTCCCCCCCGAGGCGCTCCTGTACGAGGACGACGACCTGATCGCGGTCAACAAGCCGGCCGGGGCCAATACCCAGCGCACCCCCTATCAGCTTAAGGGGACCCTGGAATTCTGGGTCGCCGAATACTTCCGCCGGCAGGGGATCAACGAGCCGGCCCGGGTGATCCACCGTCTCGACCGGGGCACCTCGGGGGTGATGGTGTTTCCGAAGCAGAAGCGGGCGGCCGCCTGGCTTTCGGCCCGCTTTCACGACGGGCTGGCGGACAAGCGTTACCTGGCCCTGGTGAGCGGGCAGCCCCGGCAGGAGGCCTGGGCAATGGACGGCCCCATCGGCAAGCTGGGCACATCGCGCTACGGCATCATGGCGGGGGGCAAGCCGGCCCTGACCGAATTCCGCGTGGCGGCTGCCGCCGCCGGGGGGGCGCTGATAGAGGCGCACCCCCTGACCGGGCGCACCCACCAGATCCGCGTCCACCTGGAGGCGTCGGGGTTGCCCATCGTCGGGGACGCCACCTATGGCGGCGCACCGGCGGAGCGCATGATGCTGCATTGCGCCCGCCTCTCCTTCAAAAACGAAAAGGGGGTGGAGATTCGTCTCGAAGCCCCGCTGGACCGGGCGTTCGAGGCCTGTCTGCGGCAGTGCGGAATACCCTGA
- a CDS encoding class I SAM-dependent methyltransferase, which produces MSLEPLHDITRLRGPVPLVHLLLRHFVRSGGRAVDATCGNGNDTLLLAELVGPTGRVWGFDIQQEAVDGTARKLAAHGLGERVTLVAAGHETMAGRLEAGLSAVVFNLGYLPGGDRSIITRPATTAAALEQAQSLLAPGGIVALTVYPGHKGGDAERHMVEEWAARLQAPLFHVWRMGQTNATADAPYVVIAQKGV; this is translated from the coding sequence ATGAGTCTTGAACCGCTTCACGACATCACCCGGCTGCGCGGCCCCGTACCGCTGGTGCACCTGCTGCTGCGGCACTTCGTCCGCTCCGGCGGCCGGGCCGTCGACGCCACCTGCGGCAACGGCAACGACACGCTTCTGCTGGCGGAGCTGGTGGGGCCCACCGGCCGGGTCTGGGGCTTCGACATCCAGCAGGAGGCCGTGGACGGCACCGCCCGCAAACTGGCGGCACACGGGCTTGGGGAGCGGGTGACGCTGGTGGCCGCGGGGCACGAGACCATGGCCGGGCGGCTCGAAGCCGGCCTGAGCGCCGTGGTTTTCAACCTGGGCTACCTGCCGGGGGGCGACCGCAGCATCATCACCCGCCCGGCAACCACCGCGGCGGCCCTGGAACAGGCCCAAAGCCTCCTGGCCCCGGGCGGCATCGTGGCCCTGACCGTCTACCCCGGCCACAAGGGGGGCGACGCCGAGCGGCATATGGTGGAAGAATGGGCGGCGCGCCTCCAGGCGCCCCTGTTCCACGTCTGGCGCATGGGGCAGACCAATGCCACGGCCGATGCGCCCTACGTCGTCATCGCCCAGAAGGGGGTGTGA
- the hpnI gene encoding bacteriohopanetetrol glucosamine biosynthesis glycosyltransferase HpnI, producing MLRPLLPFIVILPSLAYSLIAFACARRFFSVPPPRSPEAPAVTILKPVKGMDAGSYENFASFCRQEYAGPVQMLFAAASADDPVIPVIRRLMEEFGGDRISLVINPALHGPNYKVSNLINAFPQARHDIIIVCDSDIRVPPDYLKSVTARFSDPRVGLVTSLYRTSSVPTIAAAIEATGFTAEMIPNVLVALHLEGLSFALGASMAVRREALASIGGFEALADYLADDYQLGNKVHRAGWHIALDGTFVESMLRAEELLPVLARQLRWARTMRASRPGGYLASGMTLPFPGALLAAFVAPSFPLALAAIALLYGVRLAVTTAFSRCFVRDGLLPAWLWLIPLRDMLAFFTWALSFLGNRVEWRGSRFRLRPGGKIEELA from the coding sequence GTGCTGCGGCCCCTGCTCCCCTTCATCGTCATCCTGCCGTCCCTGGCCTACAGCCTGATTGCGTTTGCCTGCGCCCGGCGCTTCTTCTCCGTGCCGCCGCCCCGCTCGCCGGAGGCCCCGGCCGTGACCATCCTGAAACCGGTCAAGGGGATGGACGCCGGCAGTTACGAGAATTTCGCCTCCTTCTGCCGCCAGGAGTACGCAGGCCCGGTGCAGATGCTGTTTGCCGCCGCATCGGCCGACGATCCGGTCATCCCGGTCATCCGCCGGCTCATGGAGGAGTTCGGCGGCGACCGCATCTCCCTGGTGATCAACCCGGCCCTCCACGGGCCCAACTACAAGGTGTCCAACCTGATCAACGCTTTCCCCCAGGCCCGTCACGACATCATCATCGTCTGCGACAGCGACATCCGTGTGCCCCCGGACTACCTGAAAAGCGTAACCGCCCGTTTCAGCGATCCCCGGGTCGGGCTGGTCACCTCGCTCTACCGCACCTCCAGCGTTCCCACCATCGCCGCGGCCATCGAGGCGACCGGCTTTACCGCCGAGATGATCCCCAACGTCCTGGTGGCGCTCCACCTGGAGGGGCTCTCCTTCGCTCTGGGCGCCTCCATGGCCGTACGGCGCGAGGCCCTGGCGTCGATCGGCGGTTTCGAGGCCCTGGCCGACTATCTGGCCGACGACTACCAACTGGGGAACAAGGTCCACCGCGCCGGGTGGCACATCGCCCTGGACGGCACCTTCGTGGAAAGCATGCTCAGGGCGGAAGAGCTGCTGCCGGTGCTCGCGCGCCAACTGCGCTGGGCCCGCACCATGCGGGCCAGCAGGCCGGGGGGCTACCTGGCGTCCGGCATGACCCTCCCCTTTCCCGGGGCGCTCCTGGCGGCATTCGTCGCCCCGTCGTTCCCCCTGGCCCTGGCCGCCATTGCCCTGCTCTACGGCGTGCGCCTGGCCGTCACCACCGCCTTCAGCCGCTGCTTCGTCCGCGACGGCCTCCTCCCCGCCTGGCTCTGGCTGATCCCGCTCCGGGACATGCTGGCCTTCTTCACCTGGGCGCTCTCCTTTCTGGGCAATCGCGTCGAATGGCGCGGCAGCCGCTTTCGCCTCAGGCCGGGCGGCAAGATCGAGGAGTTGGCCTGA
- a CDS encoding ABC transporter permease: MCGVFTPVQALGHLTITYVRDLGRMGWFILYSLYMIARRPGRPRYILKQMRFIGTKSLFVIVLTAAFTGMVLGLQGYYTLAKFGSEGMLGTAVALSLIRELGPVLSALMVTGRAGSAITAEIGIMRISEQIDAMETMALDPFKYLITPKFIAAMISLPLLCALFDVVGIYGGWLVGVKLLGVNPGAYFYEMEKSVEWRDISSGIVKSFSFGVIIAWIGCYKGYFSGHGAEGVSRATTESVVLTSVIILVWDYFLTSILL; encoded by the coding sequence ATGTGCGGCGTGTTCACTCCGGTCCAGGCCTTAGGCCATCTGACAATAACATACGTGCGGGACCTGGGGAGGATGGGGTGGTTCATCCTCTACTCCCTCTACATGATCGCCCGCCGGCCGGGACGACCCCGCTACATACTCAAACAGATGCGCTTCATCGGCACCAAGTCGCTGTTCGTCATCGTGCTGACCGCCGCTTTCACCGGCATGGTTCTGGGCCTGCAAGGCTATTACACCCTGGCCAAATTCGGCTCCGAGGGGATGCTGGGAACCGCCGTGGCCCTCTCCCTGATCCGCGAACTGGGGCCGGTACTGTCGGCCCTGATGGTGACCGGCCGGGCCGGCAGCGCCATTACCGCCGAGATCGGCATCATGCGCATCAGCGAGCAGATCGACGCCATGGAGACCATGGCGCTGGACCCCTTCAAGTACCTGATCACCCCGAAGTTCATCGCCGCCATGATCTCGCTGCCGCTGTTGTGCGCCCTCTTCGATGTGGTCGGCATCTACGGGGGCTGGCTGGTGGGGGTCAAATTGCTGGGAGTCAATCCCGGCGCCTATTTCTACGAGATGGAGAAATCGGTGGAGTGGCGCGATATCTCTTCCGGCATCGTCAAATCATTCTCTTTCGGAGTCATCATCGCCTGGATCGGCTGCTACAAGGGCTATTTCAGCGGCCATGGCGCCGAAGGCGTATCGCGGGCCACAACGGAATCGGTCGTACTGACCTCCGTCATCATCCTGGTGTGGGACTATTTCCTGACCTCTATACTCTTATGA